A region of Astyanax mexicanus isolate ESR-SI-001 chromosome 23, AstMex3_surface, whole genome shotgun sequence DNA encodes the following proteins:
- the LOC103047268 gene encoding AKT-interacting protein isoform X2: MNPFWSMSTNAGRKRTDGEEQGGPGEQKASPVRPSFGKKQLPTIPKNAVPVTKPSSPASATQATNGTHASYGPFYLEYSLLAEFTLVIKQKLPGIYVQPSYRSALMWFGVIFIRHGLYQDGVFKFTVYIPDNYPDGECPRVVFDIPVFHPLVDPVSGELDVRRAFNKWRRNHNHIWQVLMYARTVFYKINTMEPLNPEAAVLYDKDVQLFKSKVVDSVKLCNSHLFDQPKIDDPYAISFSPWNPAVHEEAKEKMFTHKVSA, from the exons ATGAACCCTTTTTGGAGCATGTCTACAAACGCCGGTCGTAAG agaACTGATGGTGAGGAGCAAGGTGGTCCAGGTGAGCAGAAAGCCAGCCCGGTACGTCCTTCTTTTGGAAAGAAACAGCTGCCCACGATCCCTAAGAATGCCGTTCCCGTCACTAAACCCTCCTCACCAGCTTCTGCAACTCAAGCCACCAACGGCACTCACGCCTCCTATGGACCCTTCTACCTGGAGTATTCGCTGCTCGCTGAGTT TACACTGGTGATCAAGCAGAAACTCCCGGGCATCTATGTTCAGCCCTCCTACAGATCTGCCTTGA TGTGGTTTGGTGTGATTTTTATTCGCCACGGCTTGTATCAGGATGGCGTTTTTAAGTTCACAGTGTACATTCCAGATAACTACCCGGATGGAGAGTGTCCT AGAGTGGTATTTGATATCCCAGTCTTTCATCCACTGGTGGATCCTGTATCTGGAGAGCTGGATGTGAGGAGAGCCTTCAACAAGTGGAG ACGGAACCATAACCACATCTGGCAGGTACTAATGTACGCACGCACAGTGTTCTACAAGATCAACACCATGGAACCACTCAACCCGGAGGCTgctgtgct GTATGACAAGGACGTCCAGCTCTTCAAAAGTAAAGTGGTTGACAGCGTGAAACTATGCAACAGCCACCTTTTTGACCAACCTAAGATAGATGATCCTTATGCAATAAG CTTCTCTCCCTGGAACCCAGCTGTGCACGAAGAGGCGAAGGAGAAGATGTTCACACACAAAGTGAGTGCTTGA
- the LOC103047268 gene encoding AKT-interacting protein isoform X1, with translation MNPFWSMSTNAGRKRTDGEEQGGPGEQKASPVRPSFGKKQLPTIPKNAVPVTKPSSPASATQATNGTHASYGPFYLEYSLLAEFTLVIKQKLPGIYVQPSYRSALMWFGVIFIRHGLYQDGVFKFTVYIPDNYPDGECPRVVFDIPVFHPLVDPVSGELDVRRAFNKWRRNHNHIWQVLMYARTVFYKINTMEPLNPEAAVLYDKDVQLFKSKVVDSVKLCNSHLFDQPKIDDPYAISFSPWNPAVHEEAKEKMFTHKRRPEDQPKGLQVSGLSWVKPGSTQPFSKEEYPLQT, from the exons ATGAACCCTTTTTGGAGCATGTCTACAAACGCCGGTCGTAAG agaACTGATGGTGAGGAGCAAGGTGGTCCAGGTGAGCAGAAAGCCAGCCCGGTACGTCCTTCTTTTGGAAAGAAACAGCTGCCCACGATCCCTAAGAATGCCGTTCCCGTCACTAAACCCTCCTCACCAGCTTCTGCAACTCAAGCCACCAACGGCACTCACGCCTCCTATGGACCCTTCTACCTGGAGTATTCGCTGCTCGCTGAGTT TACACTGGTGATCAAGCAGAAACTCCCGGGCATCTATGTTCAGCCCTCCTACAGATCTGCCTTGA TGTGGTTTGGTGTGATTTTTATTCGCCACGGCTTGTATCAGGATGGCGTTTTTAAGTTCACAGTGTACATTCCAGATAACTACCCGGATGGAGAGTGTCCT AGAGTGGTATTTGATATCCCAGTCTTTCATCCACTGGTGGATCCTGTATCTGGAGAGCTGGATGTGAGGAGAGCCTTCAACAAGTGGAG ACGGAACCATAACCACATCTGGCAGGTACTAATGTACGCACGCACAGTGTTCTACAAGATCAACACCATGGAACCACTCAACCCGGAGGCTgctgtgct GTATGACAAGGACGTCCAGCTCTTCAAAAGTAAAGTGGTTGACAGCGTGAAACTATGCAACAGCCACCTTTTTGACCAACCTAAGATAGATGATCCTTATGCAATAAG CTTCTCTCCCTGGAACCCAGCTGTGCACGAAGAGGCGAAGGAGAAGATGTTCACACACAAA AGACGGCCTGAGGATCAACCAAAAGGCCTGCAGGTGTCCGGACTGTCTTGGGTGAAACCTGGTTCCACGCAGCCCTTCAGCAAAGAAGAGTACCCTCTGCAGACCTGA